GTTGACCATGCCGTGCTCGTCTTCCAGGGTGACGAAGATGGTGCCCTTGGCGGTACCCGGGCGCTGGCGTTGGGTGACCAGTCCGGCGGCGTGCACGCCGCGACCGTGCTTTACGTCGCGCAGTTGGCGCGAATCCAGGATGCGTTGCCGCTGCAGGCGCGCGCGCAACAGGGCCAGCGGATGCGCCTGCAGGGTCAGGCCGACGGTGCGGTAATCGGACAGCACGTCTTCGGCCGCGGTCGGTGCCGGCAGGGCGACGGCGCTCTCCTCGGGGCTACCGGGCAGCAAAGGGCGTTGGCGTTCGATGCCGGCCACGGCCCAGCGCGCGGCGTGCCGGTGGCCGGCCAGGGCTTGCAGGGCGCCGGCTTCGGCCAGGGTATTGCGGGCTTTCTCGTCCAGGTTGGCGCGCAGGCACAGGTCGCGCAGGTCGGTGAAGGGATGCTGTGCGCGTGCAACGACGATGGCGTTGGCCGTGGCCTCGGATAGCCCAGCGACCTGACGCAGGCCCAGCCGGATCGCCGGTTGTCCGCCGTCGTCCACGCCTCGGTGGTGGTGGCCGCCTTCCAGGGTGTTGTCCCAGTCGCTGCAGGTTACGTCTACGGGCAACACGTCCACACCCACGCGCTCGCTGCGACCGCGCCGCGCATCCTGCACGATCTGGCTGGCCGAGTAGAAACCCATGGGCTGGGCATTGAGCAGCGCGCAGGCGAAGGCCGCGGGCTCGTGGCGCTTCAGCCAACAGCTGATGTAGACCAGTTTGGCGAAGGAGGCGGCGTGGCTTTGCGGGAAGCCGTAGGAGCCGAAGCCTTTGATTTGCTCGAAGATCTGGTCGATGAATTCGGAGGAATATTTCTTCTTCTCCATCAGTTCGCGAATACGCACACGATGGGGTTCCATGTCTCCTCCCCTGCCCCATGCCGCCATAGAGCGTCGCAGGCCATCGGCTTGTTCGGTCGAGTACCCCGCATGAATCACGAGTTCCATTACCTGCTCTTGGAAGAGCGGAATGCCCAAAGTAGGGCCTAAGATGTCCTTTACCTCATCGGACGGATAAGTCACCGGCTCTTTACCTTGGCGCCGCCGCAGGTAGGGATGCACCATGTCGCCCTGGATGGGGCCTGGACGAACGATGGCCACCTCCACCACCAGATCGTAGAAATCCTTGGGCTTCAATCGCGGCAGCATGCTCATCTGCGCGCGCGATTCGATCTGGAACACGCCCACGGTGTCGGCGATCTGGATCATGGCGTAAGTGGGAAGGTCGCCCGGCGGCAGCCTGGCCAGGTCTATCGCGTAGCCACGATGCCGCTCCACCAGGGCGACCGCCTTGCGTATGCAGGTCAGCATGCCCAACGCCAGGCAATCGACCTTCAACAGCTTCATCGTCTCCAGGTCGTCCTTGTCCCACTGGATGATGGTGCGGTCGTCCATGGCGGCGTTTTCCACCGGCACCACCGTCGACAATGGCTCATCGCTGATGACGAAGCCGCCCACGTGCTGCGACAGATGGCGCGGGTGATCGCGCAGCAACGCAGTCACCGCCAGTACTCGAGCAATCAGCGGGTTGTCCGGATCGAAGCCGGCCTCACGCAGGCGCTGGTCCATCGGCGTCTCGCCGTTGCCCCAGCCATAGCACTCGGCCAGCAGCGCGACCTGGTCCTGCGGCAGGCCGAAAGCCTTGGCCACGTCGCGCACCGCGCTCTTGCCGCGGTAACGGATGACGGTGGCCGCCAGCGCGGCGCGGCGGCGGCCGTACTTGTTGTAGACGTACTGCAGCACCTCCTCGCGCCGCTCGTGCTCGAAATCCACGTCGATGTCCGGCGGTTCGTCGCGTTCCTTGGACAGGAAGCGCGCCATCAACAACCGGCTCTCGGACGGATTGACCACGGTGATGCCCAGGGCGAAGCACACCGCCGAGTTGGCCGAAGAACCGCGCCCCTGGCAGAGGATGTCTTTCGATTTGGCGAAACGGACGATGTCCTCGACCGTCAAGAAGAAGGCCTCGTACTTCTTGAAGGCGATCAGTTCCAACTCGCTGTCGATCTGTGCGGCGATGCCCGGCGGCACGCCTTCGGGCCAGCGGTTGCGCATGCCGCGCTGGGTCAGCTCGCGCAACCAGGTGGCAGGCGTATGCCCGTCGGGCACCAGTTCGGCCGGATAAGCGTACTTCACCTGATCCATGCGGAATCCGCAGCGCCGCGCCAGTTGCACGGCGTTTTCCAGCAGTTCGTGCGGATAGATATTGCTCAGCGCTCGGCGCGTGCGCAGATGCCGTTCTCCGTTACGGAAAAGATGCTCGCCGCACTCGGACAACGGGCTGTTATGACGGATCGAGGTCATCACGTCCTGCAACAGTCGCTGGCGGCGCACGTCCATATGCACGTCGCCGCTGGCGACGGGCGTCATCCGCAGGCGCAACGCCAGCGTCAGCAGCTGTTCCAGGCGCGCCTCGTCGTCTTGCTCGCGATGCAGCTCGACGGCCAGATGCGCGCGTTCGCCCAGCAGGCTGCGCAGCCAACGCCCCTGTTCTTCATCGGGCACCTGCGCCGGCAGCCATAATGCGTACAAGCCCGGCGCGGCCGGGTCGCCCTCCCCCACCACGCGCTCCACATCCGCCCGGCTGAGCTTGTAACTGCCTTTGACGGCGGCACGGCGTGCGGTGGTGATCATTTCGCATAAGCGGGCATAGCCGGCCAATGTTTCCACCAGCAGCACGAACTTTGTCCCGCAGGTCAGTACGAACTCGCTACCGACGAGCAGATCCATGCCTGTGGCTTTCGAGGCCTCGTAACCACGTACGATGCCGGCCAAAGAACACTCGTCGGTGATCGCCAGCGCCTTGTAACCGCAACGCACGGCTCGCGCGAACAGGTCCTCCGCGCTGGACGCGCCGCGTAGGAAGGAAAAATCCGACAGGCAATGCAGCTCGGCGTAGGCCGGCAAGTCGTCGTCGCTGGGCGCGTCGTCGTTAGCGGCCTGCAAAGCCAGGCGCTGCGCGACTTCCCAGGCGCGCGGCGGCGAGCCGCCTGGGGAATCGTGTTCGCGTTCCTCGCGCCGGCTCATGCGAACCATCCGTGCAGCATCCAGCCCTCGCGCTCGCCCGGCGGCGCGAAGGCCCAGGCCAGTTGGCCCTGCGAGGTTTCCAGCACGTAGTAATCGCGGCGCGCATCCTCGCCGTCCCACCAGCCGCTTTCCAGGCGCTCGGGACCGGAGACGATGCGCAGGCGCGAGTCGCGCAGCGGCACCGGCTGCGCCAGCAGCCAGGCCGGGCGCGGCGGCCGCGCCGGCGCCGCGCCGATGCGGGCGTCGTCGCCTTTCACGCAGCGCCAGGCACGTTCCGGGCGCGGGTCGCCGGCCGGGGCGACGCGATAAACGGCCTCGTCGCCCAGCCGCGCGCGCAGGCGTTCGCGCAGCTGCGGCCAGGGCAATTGCTGCTGACTGCGCACGTCGAACAAGTCGCGCTCGGCCGGCACGAACGGCGGCAGTTCGCGCGCCAGCAGCCGCAAAGCGACCACCGGCTGCTCGATCTGCACGCGCTCGAGCCGGTTGCGGGTGAGTTCGAACAGCATCGCCGGTTCGCGCTCGGCGGCCAGCAGCCCCACCTCCACGTCGCTATGGCCTTCCTCGTGTTCCAGCCGCAGCACGAAACGCTGCACGCCGCCGTCGCGTATGGACAGGTAGGTGCACAGGTCGCCGATCAGGCGCCGCAGCGGGAACAGCAGCGCGGTATGGCTCTCGACTTCGTAACCCAGTTCGATGCGCGCATCGAAATGGTCCGGCGGCGCGTAGTACGCCAGCGGATCGTCGGCCTGCCCGCTCAATCGGTCCAGGTGTCCCAGCAGCGGCAAGCCGAAGCGCCGGCGCACCGCATCGCGCGGCAGCTCCAGCAGGGTGCGCAGGTCGCGAATGCCCATGCGGTGCAGGCGCTCGCCGGCTTCTTCGGGCAGGCGCGCACGCCGCACCGGCACGCGCGCGAGCAGGTCGCGCATCGCCGCCGGCTGGTTCACCGCCAGGCCGTCGCGCAGGCCGGCGAACACGTGCGCGGCGCGCGGCGTAGGCGCCAGGGCGATGCGGTGCTGGAAACCCAGCGCGGACAGCTCCTCGCGCAGCCGCGCCTCGATGCGCGGCCAGGGGCCCAGCAGGCGAAAGCTGGCGCGTACCTCCAGCACCAGGCAGCCCGGCCATTGCGCGCTGACCAGCGAGCTGTGGCGGTAGGCCCACGCGGCCAGGAAGCGTTGCCAGCGCGCCTCGGCCTGCGGCTCGTATTCGACCATGGCGAAATCCGGCAGCAGCGCGTGCGCGGCGGTCAGCCGCATGCCGGCACGCAGGCCGGCCGCGGCCGCGGCCGCGTTCACCGCATGCAGGCTGCGCAGTTGCGCCGGCCCTTCGACCAGCGCCAGCGGCGCTTCAGGCTCGGGCAGACGCCGGAGGACGGCATCCAGCGCCAGTTGCGGCAGCAGTACACAGGCCCACAGCATGCGCGCGCCTCACCCGGCCCTCATCGCGAACGCCTGCGCCGGCGCCGGACCGCCGCGGCATTTGCGCACCTGCCAGGCCACGGCGTTGCGCACATCGCGCACGGCCTCCAGGCGCAGCGCGGCCGGCGAAGGGTTGCCGGCATGCTTGCGGTCGCGTAGGGCGAACCCCAGGCATTGCCCGCTGTCGGCGGCGACCTGCAGGCGGCGCAGCGCCTGCGCATCGGCCTGCGCCGGCCAACCCAGCACCGCCGCGCAGGCACCGCTGCGCAGGCATTGTTCGAAGGCCCATAAAGCATCGCGCGCGGACGCGGCCACGATCTCGAGCATGGCCAAGTCCACGCCACCCGCCTGCCAGGCAGGCGCATACGGAATGTAGGGCGGCGCGATCACCGCCACGGTGCCGCCTTCGCGGCTGAGCCGCGCCAGCGTGGGCATCAGCAGCGCCAGTTCGCCCACACCGTCGGCGGGCAGCAGCAGTTCGGTCAGGGCGCGGCGCGGCCAGCCGCCCTGCGGCAGCAGCGCATCGAGCGCGGCATGACCCGTGGGCTCGCCGTCGGCGGCGATCGCGGCGTTGCGGCCGGCGTGCCACAACGAGCGCGTGGCCAGCAGCGTTTCCAGGGCGGCCACGGCGCCCACTAGCCCTTCCGCACCAAACCGCAGTAGACGCCCTCGATGGCGAAGTCCTGCCCCGCTTCCACCACGATGGGCGCGTGCGCGGCGTTGCGCGGCAGCAAACGGATGCCGTGGCGGCCGCGCTGCAAGCGCTTGATGGTCAGCTCGCCGTCGATGCGCGCGACCACGGTCTGGCCGTCGCGCGCATCGGACGTGCGGTGCACGCCGACCAGATCGCCGTCGACGATGCCGTCCTCGATCATGGAATCGCCCTGCACCTTGAGCAGGTAATCGGGCTGCGGCGAGAACATGCGCCGGTCCAGCCACAGCTGTTCGTCCAGGCCGATATCCGCGCCGATGGGCGGGCCGGCGGCTACGCGGCCCAGCACCTGCAAGGGCAGCAGCGGCGCCGTGCCGCCCGGCAGCCGCAGCCCGCGCTTCTGCCCCGGCGCCTGTTCCAGCAGACCCTCGGCCAGCAGCGCCTGCACATGCTTTTGCGCGGCATTACGCGAGGCGAAACCGAAGGCCTCGGCGATCTCGGCCAGACTGGGCGACCGCCCGGAGGTCAGCTCCCGGCGCAGGTAGGCCAGGACGGCGGCACGCTGAGGGGGCAGATCGGGGGTGTCCATTAGGTGTACATTTGTACACCCATCCGGGTCTGGATGCCAGGGGTGGGCCGTTCCGGCGGACCAGCGGCAGGCACCCCGCCGCGCGCACGCTTGCGGAAACCTCATAACGTCGCCGGCACGTTCATCCCATGCTTGCGAATTGACTGCCCCGTCGCATGCACCAGCGCACGATCGCCTTGACTGCCGACAGGCCGCTGCCGATCATGCGCGGGAATACGAATCGACAGTGGCGCAATGGCGCTTACGGGGAGAGGGCTCCCTGCCGTGGAACGGTTGGAATCCAACATCAGGCGTGTCCGGCTCGGCGGTTCGGGAGCCTGCGCCATTCCAACTCCACTCGCGTCGTATCGCCGTGTCGTCGCGTCGCCGGATCTTGCAGATCCGCGTGCCGCCTCCCCTACTCCGAGCCAGGCCACTTTCCTAGCCGCCCTGCAGCGCCCGTACTCACGGGGCCGCGGGCTCGCCGTTTGGCTCATTAATCCGTTCTTAAACTCGTCCGCCTACGTTGGTCGCGATGCGCGCAGAGATTGCGTCCGCCGCCCAGTCAGCGCGGTCGCGGCTGCGATCTTCGCGCCTCCTCTTTACCCCTACCCTCACGGAACCCCCCATGCGCGCACGCCCCCGGCGTTGGCTAGTCCCCCTCCTGTTGTGCTTGTCGCTGGCGGCGTGCGGAGGCGCCAAGGAAGACGAAGACACCGCTAAGACCTCCTCCGGCCTGACCGTGTCGCTGGCGCCGGCGCAATACCAGCCGCTGGCGCGCGCCGCGGTAGTGTCCGGGCCGGTGTCGGCATTCGAGGAAATGCAGCTGGGCGTGGAGCTCAGCGGGCAGCGGGTGACCGCGCTCAAGGTCGATGTGGGACAGAGCGTGCGCAAGGGCCAAGTGCTGCTGGAGCTGGACCACCGCACCTTGGACAGCGAACTGGCGCAGGCCGAGGCCTCGCTGCGGCAGGCGCAGGCCTCGCTGTCGCTGGCCCAGGTCAGCTACGAGCGCGGCGCCAAGCTGGCGGCGCAGCAGCTGATCAGCGCCGGCAACCTGGACGAGCTGCGCGCGACCCGCGTGCAGGCCGAAGCGCAGACGGCCACCGCCCGCGCCGGACGCGATGCCGCGCAGCTGCGGCGCGACTTCGCCGAGCTGCGCGCGCCCGCCGACGGCGTGATCTCCAAGCGCCTGGTGCAGGCCGGCCAAGTGGTATCCGCCGGCACCGAGCTGCTGCGGTTGATCCGCGACGGCCGCCTGGAATGGCGCGCCGAACTGCCGGAGGAACAACTGGCCACGGTCGCGGTGGGCAATACGGTGGAATTGCCGTACGGCGGGCAGACCATCACCGGCCGCATCCGCGCGGTAAGCCCGGGCGTGGACGCGCAGACGCGCACCGGCACGGTCTATGCCGATCTGCCGGAACCCGGCGCCTTGAAGCCGGGCGTGTTCGTGGAAGGCCGCATCCTGACCGGTGCCGGCCGCGCCCTGATGGTGCCCAGCGCCGCGGTGGTGCAGCGCGACGGCCATAGCTATGTGTTCACCATGAAGGACGCGCAGACGGTGCAGCGCAAGCGCGTGCGCACCGGCCAGACTTCGCAGGGCAAGGTCGAGATCCTCGAAGGCTTGAAGGAAGGCGAACGCGTGGTGGCCGAAGGCGCCGGTTTCCTCGGCGATGGCGATCGCGTGCGCGCGGTCTCGGCCCAGGCCGCGGAGAACAAGACGCCATGAATTTCTCCGCATGGGCGATCCGCCGCCCGCTGCCGGCGGTGATGGTGTTCTTCGTGCTCTGCGTGGCCGGCCTGTGGGGCTTCTACCAACTGCCGGTGGCGCGCTTCCCCGACGTGGCGTTCCCGATGACCACGGTGACGGTGACCCAGCCGGGCGCCTCGCCCAGCCAGTTGGAAGCCGAGGTCACGCGCAAGATCGAGGACTCGGTCGCCACGGTGAACAACGTCAAGCGGGTGATGTCCACGGTCAGCGAGGGCGTGAGCACCACCAGTATCGAATTCCTGCTGGAAACCGATCTGGCCACCGCGCTGGACGACACCCGCGACGCGGTCACCCGCATCCGTACCGACCTGCCGCAGGACATCCAGGAGCCGGTGATCGCCAAGGTCGACATCGGCGGCACGCTGATGACCTACGCCCTGGTCGCGCCGCAGATGACCGACGACGAAGCCAGCTGGTTCGTCGACCGCGAGGTCACCCGCGCGATGTACGGCGTGCCGGGCGTGGCCCGGGTGACCCGTGTGGGCGGCGTGCAGCGCCAGGTGCGCGTGGACCTGGACCCCAACGCCTTGCTCGCCTACGGCGTGACCGCCGGCGACGTGTCGCGCCAGTTGGCCGCGATCCAGGTCGAACGCGCGGGCGGCAAGGCCGAACTCGACGGGGCGCAGCAGACCATCCGCACCCTGGGCACGGTCGGCAACGCCCAGGCGCTGCGCGATTACTCGATCAGCCTGCCCGACGGGCGCGCGGTGCGCTTGTCGGCGCTGGCCAAGGTCACCGACGCCGCGGCCGACCCCAGCGAGGCCGCGCTGCTGGACGGCCGCGACGTGGTCGCGTTCTCGATGTCGCGCACCCGCGGCTCCAGCGAGGTCAAGGTGGAAGCCGGCGTGCACAAGGCGCTGGACGAACTCAAGGCCGCGCACCCGAACATCGACTTCCGTCTGGTCACCACGCTGATCGACGAGACCCACCGTTCCTACGATTCGTCGATGACCATGCTCTGGGAGGGCGCGCTGCTGGCCCTGCTGGTGGTGTTCCTGTTTCTGCGCAACTGGCGCGCGACCTGGGTGTCGGCGCTGGCGCTGCCGCTGTCGATCATCCCGACGTTCGCGGTGATGTATTTCTTCGGCTTCACCTTGAACCTGATCAGCTTGCTGGCGTTGTCGGTGGTGGTGGGCATCCTGGTGGACGACGCCATCGTCGAGATCGAGAACATCGTGCGCCACCTGCGCATGGGCAAGCCGCCGATCGAGGCCGCACGCGAGGCGGCCGGCGAGATCGGCAACGCGGTCATCGCGACCTCGCTGACCCTGGCGGCGGTGTTCGTGCCGGTGGCGTTCATGCCCGGCATTGCCGGCAAGTTCTTCCGCGAATTCGGCTGGACCGCGGCCACGGCGGTGCTGTTCTCGCTGCTGGTCGCGCGCCTGCTGACGCCGATGATGGCCGCCTACCTGCTCAAGCCGCACGGCGAGGAGAAAGGCGACTCCAAGCTGATGCGCTGGTATCTGGGCTGGGTGGACGCGGCGCTGCGCCATCGTGCGCGCACGCTGTGGATCGCCACCGCGCTGTTCTTCGCCTCGCTGGCGCTGGTGCCGCTGATTCCGGCCACCTTTATCCCGAGTTCCGACGTGGGCCGCAGCAACCTGAGCCTGGAACTGCCGCCGGGCACGCCGCTGGAAGAGACCAAGGCGGTGTCCGAGAAGGCCCGCCAGTTGCTCAAGGACATGCCCGAGCTCAAGCAGGTCTACACCGCCATCGGCAGCGTGCTGGACCTGGGCGATCCCTCGACCACCGGCACGCCCGATGCGCGCAAGGCCACCCTGGTCCTGGACTGGGGCGTAGCCGACGACCGCGAGCGCGGACAGCGCGAACTGGAACGCGACGCACGTGCGCGCCTGGCCGACCTGCCCGGCGTGCGGGTGAGCTATGTCAGCTCCGAACCCGGCGCCCTGCTGCAGCTGGTGCTGTCGGGCGACGATCCGCAGCACTTGCAGGAAGCGTCGACCGCGCTGGAGCGCGACCTGCGCGGCATCGAGGGCCTGGGCAGCATCACCTCTTCGGCCTCGCTGCTGCGGCCGGAGATCCAGATCCTGCCCAACCCGGCCCGCGCTGCCGACCTGGGCGTGTCCACCGCCGACATCGCCGAGGCCGCGCGCATCGCCACCGCCGGCGACTACGAACAGCGCCTGGCCAAGCTCAACCTGCCCGACCGGCAGATTCCGATCCGGGTCGGCTTCGCCGAAGCCACGCTGTCGAACCCGGCGCTGATCGGCCAGCTGCGCGTGCCCGGCCGGTACGGCCCGGTGCCGCTGGCCTCGGTGGCGGAGATCCGCATGGGCAGCGGCCCCTCGCAGATCTCGCGTTACCAGCGCCAGCGCAACGTCACCCTGACCGCCGAACTCAACGGCCGCCCGCTGGGCGATGTCATGGAGACGGTGCAGAAGCTGCCCAGCGTGACCCATCTGCCGCCCGGCGTGAGCTTCCTCAACACCGGCGACGCCGAGGTCTTCATCGAGCTGTTCGTCGGCTTCATGCTGGCGATGGCGGCGGGCCTGATCTGCATCTACATGGTGCTGTTGCTGCTGTTCAACCATGCGCTGATGCCGCTGACCATCCTGACCGCGGTGCCGCTGTGCGCGGGCGGCGCGTTCGGTGCGTTGCTGCTGACCCAGAACATGCTGTCGCTGCCGGCGCTGATCGGTTTGCTGATGCTGATCGGCATTGCCACCAAGAACTCGATCCTGCTGGTGGACTACGCGGTGATCGCCGAGGACGAGCACGGGCTGAGCCAGCACGATGCGCTGATCGACGCCTGCCGCAAGCGCGCCCAGCCCATCGTCATGACCACCCTGGCGATGGGCGCGGGCATGATGCCGATCGCGCTGGGCTTCTCCGGCGACTCCAGCTTCCGCGCGCCCATGGCCATCGCGGTGATCGGCGGCCTGATCACCTCGACCCTGCTCAGCCTGATCGTGATCCCGGCGGCGTTCACGGTGATCGACGATCTGGGCGAGTGGATGACCAGGCGCTTCCGCCATCGCTCGTCGCATCCGGCGCAGCATCCGCCGGCGGCTTGATGCCGCATGGGTCTGCGGCCCGGGCATGGTGCGCCCGGGCCGCTGGTCATGCGGAGGAACGTCGCCTCACTCCGTCGGCGCGGTAGCGTCCAGCAGGTCGCGGGACTGCGACGCCGCGCTGCCGGCGCGCACCAGGTGCTGGCGTGCCTGCTCCGCGGCGGCGCTGTTCGAAGCGGACGCGGCGCCGGTCTTGCGCGCGGCCGCCATGGGCGGCTCATGGCGGCCCTGTTCCCAGCGCGAGGCCACGGCGATCGCGCGGCCGCGCACCGCCTCGATATCGTCGCCGCGCTGGTCGATCCAAGCACGCACGCGCACGGCCTGCTTGCCGTCCGCATACGCCTGAACGAAGGTCTCCACAGGCGGGTCGGCCAGCACGCCGTCGACGCCGGCGACGCAGTCTCGCAGTTCGGCCAAGCGCGCTTCGGCCGCGCCCTCGCCTGCTAGGCTCAGGTCGAACTCGAAACGCCGGCTGGGGTTCTGGGTGTAGTTCAGGATCACGCTCTTGAACACGATGGCATTGGGCACGCGCAGGTTGTTGCCGTCCAAGGTCATGAGCACGGTGGCGCGCGCGGTCATCGCCATGACCAAGCCCTCGTGCTCGGCGATCCTGACGTGGTCGTGCTGGCGGAACGGCTGGCGCAGGCTCAGCAGCACCCCGGCGATGTAGTTTTCGACGATGTCCTTGAAGGCGAAGCCCAGGGCGATGCCGACCACGCCCGCGGTGCCCAGTACCGCGCCGATCACCGCCGTGGCGTTGAGCAGCTGCAGGCCGGCGGTGAGCCCCAGCAGGGCCACGCCGCCCTTGATCGAACTGGCCAGCAGGTCCTTCAGGAAGGGATTGCGTCGCGCCACGCGCTGCACCGCCGCACGCCGGGACAGCCAACCGCCCAGCCACCATGCGGCCAGGGTCATCAACAAGGCCGCCAGCAGCAGCGGGGCCGCGCTGAACAGCCGCTGCACTTCGATCAGCATGCGTTCGCGCGCGCCGTCCCAGTCCGGGCTGGTCAGAGGTACTGCGGTCTTCGTGGTCGTCAGCAACATGCCTGCCTGGTCGTCGGTGCGAGCGTCGATGACGCGCTCGTGACCGTTCGCTTTCCCGCCATCGTGATCTGAACGGTTCACGCACGGGTACGCGCGATCGGATGACCAGGCTACCCGTTGCAGCGCGAACGTGCCGTGCATTCGCGCATCTCACGCGCGCGCCAACCTTCGCGCAAAAAGTTCATCACGCAGGAATCATTTTCCACGCACCCACGCTTAACAGAATCGGGAATAAGTTGAGCCTGCGCTGTACGTGGCGCTCATTCAACGCATAGGACTGCACTCCGTGTCTTCCAATACCGCGCTCCCGCGCGCGGACGATAGGGACCTCACCCTGCTGATCGTCGACGACGACCGCGACTTCGCCTTATCGGCGGCCGATTTCGCCCGCACCCGCGGCTACACGTCCTACCTCGCCCACTCGCTGGCGCAAACGCGCGACTTCGCGCGCCTGCCGGCGGTGGACCTGTTGCTGCTGGACCTGAACCTGCCCGACGGCTGCGGCTTCGACCTCATCGGGCAGCCCGGCCTGCCGGAGCTGGGGCAGATCGCCATCGTCACCGGCGAGCCGACGATGGAATCTGCGGCGCGCGCGGTGTCGCAACCGGTGATGGACTACCTGGTCAAGCCGCTGTGTCCGGCGCGTTTCGGCCAATTGCTGGACCGGGTGGCCGCCAGCGCACGTCCGGCGCCCAGCGCCGAGCGCATGGGCATGATCGGCCGCTCCGCGCCCATGCGCCGCTTGGCCGCGCAGCTGCAACGGGTGGCGCCTTCGCCGTTATCGGTGTTGATCAGCGGCGAAAGCGGCACCGGCAAGGAGCTGGCGGCGCGGGCGGTGCACGAGACCAGCGGCCGTAGCGGTGCCTTTGTCGCGGTCAATTGCGGCGCGATCGCGCCGGACCTGCTGGCCAGCCACCTGTTCGGCCACGAGCGCGGCAGCTTCACCGGCGCGGCCAGCCGCCATTTTGGCTACCTGGAGCAGGCCTCGGCCGGAACCCTGTTCCTGGACGAGATCACCGAGATGCCGCCGGCGCTGCAGGTGTACCTGTTGCGGGTGCTGGAAACGGGCCGCCTGACCCGGGTCGGCGGCAGCGACGAGATCGCGGTCGACCTGCGCCTGGTGGCCGCCACCAATCGCGACCCCGCGCAGGCGGTGGCGCAAGGCCTGCTGCGCGAAGACCTTTACTATCGCCT
The sequence above is a segment of the Lysobacter silvisoli genome. Coding sequences within it:
- a CDS encoding error-prone DNA polymerase codes for the protein MVRMSRREEREHDSPGGSPPRAWEVAQRLALQAANDDAPSDDDLPAYAELHCLSDFSFLRGASSAEDLFARAVRCGYKALAITDECSLAGIVRGYEASKATGMDLLVGSEFVLTCGTKFVLLVETLAGYARLCEMITTARRAAVKGSYKLSRADVERVVGEGDPAAPGLYALWLPAQVPDEEQGRWLRSLLGERAHLAVELHREQDDEARLEQLLTLALRLRMTPVASGDVHMDVRRQRLLQDVMTSIRHNSPLSECGEHLFRNGERHLRTRRALSNIYPHELLENAVQLARRCGFRMDQVKYAYPAELVPDGHTPATWLRELTQRGMRNRWPEGVPPGIAAQIDSELELIAFKKYEAFFLTVEDIVRFAKSKDILCQGRGSSANSAVCFALGITVVNPSESRLLMARFLSKERDEPPDIDVDFEHERREEVLQYVYNKYGRRRAALAATVIRYRGKSAVRDVAKAFGLPQDQVALLAECYGWGNGETPMDQRLREAGFDPDNPLIARVLAVTALLRDHPRHLSQHVGGFVISDEPLSTVVPVENAAMDDRTIIQWDKDDLETMKLLKVDCLALGMLTCIRKAVALVERHRGYAIDLARLPPGDLPTYAMIQIADTVGVFQIESRAQMSMLPRLKPKDFYDLVVEVAIVRPGPIQGDMVHPYLRRRQGKEPVTYPSDEVKDILGPTLGIPLFQEQVMELVIHAGYSTEQADGLRRSMAAWGRGGDMEPHRVRIRELMEKKKYSSEFIDQIFEQIKGFGSYGFPQSHAASFAKLVYISCWLKRHEPAAFACALLNAQPMGFYSASQIVQDARRGRSERVGVDVLPVDVTCSDWDNTLEGGHHHRGVDDGGQPAIRLGLRQVAGLSEATANAIVVARAQHPFTDLRDLCLRANLDEKARNTLAEAGALQALAGHRHAARWAVAGIERQRPLLPGSPEESAVALPAPTAAEDVLSDYRTVGLTLQAHPLALLRARLQRQRILDSRQLRDVKHGRGVHAAGLVTQRQRPGTAKGTIFVTLEDEHGMVNVVVWSHVALRQRKALLGARLLAVRGRWEHVDGVQHLIANDLRDLSHLLGELSVVSRDFH
- a CDS encoding Y-family DNA polymerase, with protein sequence MLWACVLLPQLALDAVLRRLPEPEAPLALVEGPAQLRSLHAVNAAAAAAGLRAGMRLTAAHALLPDFAMVEYEPQAEARWQRFLAAWAYRHSSLVSAQWPGCLVLEVRASFRLLGPWPRIEARLREELSALGFQHRIALAPTPRAAHVFAGLRDGLAVNQPAAMRDLLARVPVRRARLPEEAGERLHRMGIRDLRTLLELPRDAVRRRFGLPLLGHLDRLSGQADDPLAYYAPPDHFDARIELGYEVESHTALLFPLRRLIGDLCTYLSIRDGGVQRFVLRLEHEEGHSDVEVGLLAAEREPAMLFELTRNRLERVQIEQPVVALRLLARELPPFVPAERDLFDVRSQQQLPWPQLRERLRARLGDEAVYRVAPAGDPRPERAWRCVKGDDARIGAAPARPPRPAWLLAQPVPLRDSRLRIVSGPERLESGWWDGEDARRDYYVLETSQGQLAWAFAPPGEREGWMLHGWFA
- the imuA gene encoding translesion DNA synthesis-associated protein ImuA; this encodes MRFGAEGLVGAVAALETLLATRSLWHAGRNAAIAADGEPTGHAALDALLPQGGWPRRALTELLLPADGVGELALLMPTLARLSREGGTVAVIAPPYIPYAPAWQAGGVDLAMLEIVAASARDALWAFEQCLRSGACAAVLGWPAQADAQALRRLQVAADSGQCLGFALRDRKHAGNPSPAALRLEAVRDVRNAVAWQVRKCRGGPAPAQAFAMRAG
- the lexA gene encoding transcriptional repressor LexA — translated: MDTPDLPPQRAAVLAYLRRELTSGRSPSLAEIAEAFGFASRNAAQKHVQALLAEGLLEQAPGQKRGLRLPGGTAPLLPLQVLGRVAAGPPIGADIGLDEQLWLDRRMFSPQPDYLLKVQGDSMIEDGIVDGDLVGVHRTSDARDGQTVVARIDGELTIKRLQRGRHGIRLLPRNAAHAPIVVEAGQDFAIEGVYCGLVRKG
- a CDS encoding efflux RND transporter periplasmic adaptor subunit, with translation MRARPRRWLVPLLLCLSLAACGGAKEDEDTAKTSSGLTVSLAPAQYQPLARAAVVSGPVSAFEEMQLGVELSGQRVTALKVDVGQSVRKGQVLLELDHRTLDSELAQAEASLRQAQASLSLAQVSYERGAKLAAQQLISAGNLDELRATRVQAEAQTATARAGRDAAQLRRDFAELRAPADGVISKRLVQAGQVVSAGTELLRLIRDGRLEWRAELPEEQLATVAVGNTVELPYGGQTITGRIRAVSPGVDAQTRTGTVYADLPEPGALKPGVFVEGRILTGAGRALMVPSAAVVQRDGHSYVFTMKDAQTVQRKRVRTGQTSQGKVEILEGLKEGERVVAEGAGFLGDGDRVRAVSAQAAENKTP